Proteins co-encoded in one Mycobacterium mantenii genomic window:
- a CDS encoding Rieske 2Fe-2S domain-containing protein yields the protein MVGRPRGGRLQQVGSKVIATIGRQEWIDRPSYRFEHLLSFAFNGLGGARNTVANALNGVWLGHPVHPPLASLTSGALGTTVALDALSVLPGQPASEVVDASRFASRALGVGILASLGSAVTGVTDWQHTHEEDRRVGAVHGLVNMAATALYMQSWWDRRKGRHGRGILLTALGYGITVAGSYLGGALVFESGIGIDQSGPRLRTATWTPVLPASSLNGKPVRVEVDGVGLVVCQTKPGEVAAYGEFCPHLAAPMSDGWMDRGRLVCPWHGSWFAAESGEVVRGPAAAPLPCYEARLNDGVVEVRGEPQPAPGGAVGIAKGGAAN from the coding sequence ATGGTGGGTCGACCACGAGGGGGTCGATTGCAGCAGGTCGGGTCGAAGGTTATAGCCACTATCGGGCGCCAGGAATGGATTGATCGACCGAGCTATCGGTTCGAACACCTGCTCAGCTTTGCATTCAACGGGCTCGGCGGCGCCCGCAACACCGTCGCCAACGCGCTCAACGGGGTCTGGCTCGGTCACCCGGTGCACCCGCCCCTGGCGTCACTGACCAGTGGCGCCCTCGGGACGACGGTTGCGCTGGACGCGCTCAGCGTCCTGCCCGGACAGCCGGCATCCGAGGTCGTCGACGCATCGCGGTTCGCGTCGCGCGCACTCGGGGTGGGCATCCTGGCGAGCCTCGGCTCGGCCGTCACCGGTGTCACCGACTGGCAGCACACCCACGAGGAGGACCGCCGGGTCGGTGCGGTGCACGGGCTGGTGAACATGGCCGCCACCGCGCTGTACATGCAGTCCTGGTGGGACCGGCGCAAGGGGCGGCACGGACGCGGCATCCTGCTCACCGCCCTCGGCTACGGCATCACCGTGGCCGGCAGCTACCTCGGTGGGGCGCTGGTCTTCGAGTCCGGGATCGGCATCGATCAGTCGGGTCCCCGGCTGCGCACCGCCACCTGGACGCCGGTGCTGCCTGCGAGTTCGTTGAACGGCAAGCCGGTACGGGTCGAGGTCGACGGAGTGGGTTTGGTGGTCTGCCAGACCAAACCCGGTGAGGTGGCGGCGTACGGGGAATTCTGCCCGCACCTGGCCGCGCCGATGTCCGACGGATGGATGGACCGGGGCCGGCTGGTGTGCCCCTGGCACGGTTCGTGGTTCGCGGCCGAGTCCGGAGAAGTTGTGCGCGGTCCGGCGGCGGCGCCGCTGCCGTGCTACGAGGCCCGATTGAACGACGGAGTGGTCGAAGTCCGCGGCGAGCCGCAGCCCGCTCCCGGCGGCGCGGTAGGAATCGCAAAAGGAGGAGCAGCCAATTGA